From a region of the Microbacterium sp. nov. GSS16 genome:
- a CDS encoding DUF3043 domain-containing protein, with protein sequence MPNPTPAADDAPETPAVGKGRATPTRAEREAANRRPLVANTKEARAAAKADLQARRQRARIGMENGEDKYLPARDRGPQRRWVRDYVDAGWHISEWLMAAMLLVIVLSLIDIPAIQLWAMVGLWGYMLLAVGDMVLLSMRVKKKVAAKFSLERRERGLGWYAAMRSLQMRFMRLPKPQVSRGQYPD encoded by the coding sequence GTGCCCAACCCCACCCCCGCCGCCGACGACGCCCCCGAGACGCCCGCCGTGGGCAAGGGTCGCGCTACGCCCACCCGCGCAGAGCGCGAGGCGGCCAACCGACGCCCCCTGGTCGCGAACACGAAGGAGGCTCGCGCGGCGGCGAAGGCCGATCTGCAGGCGCGCCGTCAGCGAGCCCGCATCGGCATGGAGAACGGCGAGGACAAGTACCTCCCCGCGCGCGACCGCGGTCCGCAGCGGCGCTGGGTGCGCGACTACGTCGACGCCGGATGGCACATCTCCGAATGGCTGATGGCCGCGATGCTGCTGGTCATCGTGCTCAGCCTCATCGACATCCCCGCGATCCAGCTGTGGGCCATGGTCGGACTGTGGGGCTACATGCTGCTCGCCGTCGGCGACATGGTGCTGCTGAGCATGCGGGTGAAGAAGAAGGTCGCCGCCAAGTTCAGCCTCGAGCGTCGCGAACGCGGACTGGGCTGGTATGCGGCGATGCGATCGCTGCAGATGCGCTTCATGCGTCTGCCGAAGCCGCAGGTCAGCCGCGGTCAGTACCCCGACTGA
- a CDS encoding dipeptidase, producing MTSPASPASSAAETALLEAVALGIPSALADLGALVRIPGIAWPAFDQTQLERSAEAVAELARGTGVFDDVRVLRAHVDDTDELGQPAVLATRAARNGRPTILLYAHHDVQPPGADELWDTPPFEPTVRDGRLYGRGAADDKAGIMAHIAALRAVAEVLGDDLDLGVSLFIEGEEEYGSRSFARFLRDNADALRADAIVVADSGNLDSRTPGLTVSLRGNARFTLTVRTLEHASHSGMFGGAVPDAMMAAVTLLATLWDADGAVAVEGMASRQAETPEYTEQTLRDEAGLLDGVSPIGRDDIYGRIWNKPSITITGMDVTSVAAASNTLLPEVSLVISARVAPGQSATDAYAALERHLRERAPFGAELTFSDVDLGDGFLVDTSGWAVELARAAMGDGYGVDAVDLGVGGSIPFVADLVREFPGAQILVTGVEDPHSRAHSPNESLHLDTFRNAVRTEALLLARMNERAAGS from the coding sequence ATGACATCCCCTGCATCGCCTGCCTCGTCCGCCGCGGAGACCGCGCTGCTCGAGGCGGTGGCCCTCGGCATCCCATCCGCTCTGGCCGACCTGGGTGCGCTGGTGCGCATCCCCGGCATCGCCTGGCCCGCGTTCGACCAGACGCAGCTGGAGCGCTCGGCGGAAGCCGTCGCCGAGCTCGCCAGGGGAACCGGCGTGTTCGACGACGTGCGGGTGCTGCGCGCGCACGTCGACGACACCGACGAACTCGGTCAGCCCGCTGTGCTCGCGACCAGGGCCGCGCGCAACGGTCGTCCGACGATCCTCCTCTACGCGCACCACGACGTGCAGCCGCCGGGGGCCGATGAACTGTGGGATACGCCGCCCTTCGAGCCGACTGTTCGCGACGGACGTCTGTACGGCCGCGGCGCCGCGGATGACAAGGCGGGGATCATGGCGCACATCGCCGCGCTGCGGGCTGTCGCAGAGGTGCTCGGCGACGACCTCGACCTCGGCGTCTCGCTCTTCATCGAAGGCGAGGAGGAGTACGGCTCGCGCTCCTTCGCCCGCTTCCTGCGCGACAACGCCGACGCGCTCCGTGCCGACGCGATCGTCGTGGCGGATTCGGGGAATCTCGATTCCCGCACGCCGGGGCTCACCGTCTCGCTGCGCGGCAACGCCCGGTTCACCCTCACCGTCCGCACTCTCGAGCACGCCTCGCACTCGGGCATGTTCGGGGGAGCGGTTCCGGATGCCATGATGGCCGCCGTCACGCTGCTCGCGACGCTCTGGGATGCCGACGGCGCGGTCGCGGTCGAGGGGATGGCCAGCAGGCAGGCGGAGACGCCCGAGTACACCGAGCAGACCCTGCGCGACGAGGCTGGCCTCCTCGACGGCGTCAGTCCGATCGGACGTGACGACATCTACGGCCGGATCTGGAACAAGCCCTCGATCACGATCACCGGGATGGACGTCACGAGCGTGGCCGCGGCGTCCAACACGCTGTTGCCCGAGGTGAGTCTCGTGATCAGCGCGCGGGTCGCCCCCGGCCAGAGCGCGACCGACGCCTACGCGGCGCTCGAGCGGCACCTGCGCGAGCGTGCGCCGTTCGGTGCGGAGCTGACCTTCTCCGACGTCGACCTCGGCGACGGCTTCCTCGTCGACACCTCGGGATGGGCCGTCGAGCTCGCCCGCGCCGCGATGGGTGACGGCTACGGCGTCGACGCCGTGGACCTCGGCGTCGGCGGATCGATCCCGTTCGTGGCAGACCTGGTCCGGGAGTTCCCGGGCGCGCAGATCCTCGTCACCGGCGTCGAGGATCCGCACTCGCGTGCGCACAGCCCGAACGAGTCGCTGCACCTCGACACGTTCCGCAACGCGGTGCGCACCGAGGCGCTGCTGCTCGCCAGGATGAACGAGCGCGCCGCCGGCTCCTGA
- the erpA gene encoding iron-sulfur cluster insertion protein ErpA, which yields MSDTTLTSEPTAAPAHGVSLTDAAALKVKSLLEQEGRDDLRLRVAVQPGGCSGLIYQLYFDERYLEGDETVDFDGVEVIIDNMSVPYLDGASIDFKDTISEQGFTIDNPNAAGSCACGDSFH from the coding sequence ATGAGCGACACCACCCTGACCTCAGAGCCCACCGCCGCCCCCGCCCACGGCGTCTCGCTGACCGATGCCGCAGCGCTCAAGGTGAAGAGCCTGCTCGAGCAGGAGGGCCGTGACGACCTGCGCCTGCGCGTGGCCGTGCAGCCCGGCGGATGCTCGGGGCTGATCTACCAGCTGTACTTCGACGAGCGCTACCTGGAAGGTGACGAGACCGTCGACTTCGACGGCGTCGAGGTCATCATCGACAACATGAGCGTGCCCTACCTGGACGGCGCGTCGATCGACTTCAAGGACACCATCTCCGAGCAGGGCTTCACGATCGACAACCCCAACGCCGCCGGCAGCTGCGCCTGCGGTGACAGCTTCCACTGA
- the ctaC gene encoding aa3-type cytochrome oxidase subunit II: protein MPSKRRLRWAALPLGAAAAVALAGCTPTELNGFLPGFVEDGTPATNQTETVSGLWVTSWVVLLAVGVITWALMGWALVMYRRRTGQTGLPVQLRYNMPIEILYTVIPLILVLGMFFFTARDQADIETQWDEPDVEITAIAKQWAWDFQYGGEDEDDAVWTMGVQADPDENGDIEREKLPTLVLPVDKKVTIDLQSRDVIHSFWIIDFLYKKDMYIGKDNSWSFVPTRVGEYDGKCAELCGEYHSMMLFNVKVVEQDEYDAYLETLREQGNTGDITDAYDRLSNLPGNGASTHPEEEE from the coding sequence GTGCCCTCGAAACGCCGCCTTCGTTGGGCCGCGCTCCCGCTGGGAGCAGCGGCAGCTGTGGCCCTGGCGGGATGTACTCCCACCGAACTCAATGGATTCCTTCCGGGCTTCGTCGAAGACGGCACCCCCGCGACCAACCAGACCGAGACGGTCTCCGGTCTGTGGGTAACCTCGTGGGTCGTTCTGCTGGCCGTCGGTGTGATCACGTGGGCCCTGATGGGATGGGCCCTCGTCATGTACCGCCGGCGCACCGGTCAGACCGGTCTTCCGGTCCAGCTGCGCTACAACATGCCGATCGAGATCCTCTACACGGTGATCCCGCTGATCCTCGTGCTCGGCATGTTCTTCTTCACCGCGCGCGACCAGGCCGACATCGAGACGCAGTGGGATGAGCCCGATGTCGAGATCACCGCGATCGCCAAGCAGTGGGCATGGGACTTCCAGTACGGCGGCGAAGACGAAGACGACGCCGTGTGGACCATGGGCGTGCAGGCCGATCCCGACGAGAACGGCGACATCGAGCGCGAGAAGCTCCCGACGCTCGTGCTGCCCGTCGACAAGAAGGTCACGATCGACCTGCAGTCACGTGATGTGATCCACTCCTTCTGGATCATCGACTTCCTGTACAAGAAGGACATGTACATCGGCAAGGACAACTCCTGGTCCTTCGTCCCCACGCGCGTCGGCGAGTACGACGGCAAGTGCGCCGAGCTCTGCGGTGAGTACCACTCGATGATGCTCTTCAACGTGAAGGTCGTCGAGCAGGACGAGTACGACGCATACCTCGAGACCCTGCGCGAGCAGGGCAACACGGGCGACATCACCGACGCCTACGACCGACTCAGCAATCTCCCCGGGAACGGCGCGAGCACGCATCCCGAGGAAGAGGAGTAA
- the ctaD gene encoding aa3-type cytochrome oxidase subunit I — MTTTAEPTTAPGARPTTLPPRQAALLTSSRVEQKGNIIVKWMTSTDHKTIGYMYLIASVLFFLLGGVMALIIRAELFAPGMQIVPTKEQYNQLFTMHGTIMLLMFATPLFAGFANAILPLQIGAPDVAFPRLNAFAFWLFTFGSIIAIAGFLTPQGAASFGWFAYQPLANSSFSPGVGGNLWMLGLGMSGFGTILGAVNFITTVITMRAPGMTMWRMPIFSWNTLITSLLILMAFPVLAAAILAAAADRVLGSHIYDVANGGVLLWQHLFWFFGHPEVYIIALPFFGIVSEIFPVFSRKPIFGYKTLVYATIAIAALSVAVWAHHMYVTGGVLLPFFSLMTMLIAVPTGVKIFNWIGTMWRGSITFETPMVFALGFLVSFVFGGLTGVILAAPPLDFALSDSYFVVAHFHYVVFGTVVFAMFAGFYFWWPKWTGRMLNERLGYIHFWMLFIGFHMTFLVQHWLGVDGMPRRYADYSTYDNWEWGNQVSTIGAIILGASMLPFFLNVWITARKAPKVTVDDPWGYGASLEWATSCPPPRHNFTSIPRIRSERPAFDLNHPEAAEHPVGVAAGEVK; from the coding sequence ATGACCACCACAGCTGAACCCACGACAGCGCCGGGCGCCCGCCCGACCACGCTGCCACCGCGTCAGGCAGCCCTGCTCACCTCCTCCCGCGTGGAGCAGAAGGGCAACATCATCGTCAAGTGGATGACCTCCACCGACCACAAGACGATCGGGTACATGTACCTGATCGCGTCGGTGCTGTTCTTCCTCCTCGGCGGTGTGATGGCGCTGATCATCCGCGCCGAGCTCTTCGCTCCCGGCATGCAGATCGTGCCCACCAAGGAGCAGTACAACCAGCTGTTCACGATGCACGGCACGATCATGCTGCTGATGTTCGCGACGCCGCTGTTCGCCGGCTTCGCCAACGCGATCCTGCCGCTGCAGATCGGCGCGCCCGACGTGGCGTTCCCGCGTCTGAACGCGTTCGCCTTCTGGCTGTTCACCTTCGGCTCGATCATCGCCATCGCCGGCTTCCTCACCCCGCAGGGCGCGGCCTCGTTCGGATGGTTCGCGTACCAGCCGCTCGCCAACTCGTCGTTCTCGCCGGGCGTGGGCGGCAACCTCTGGATGCTCGGCCTCGGCATGTCCGGTTTCGGCACCATCCTCGGCGCGGTGAACTTCATCACCACGGTCATCACCATGCGCGCACCCGGCATGACCATGTGGCGCATGCCGATCTTCTCGTGGAACACGCTGATCACCAGCCTCCTGATCCTGATGGCGTTCCCGGTGCTCGCCGCGGCGATCCTCGCCGCAGCGGCCGACCGCGTGCTCGGTTCGCACATCTACGACGTCGCGAACGGTGGCGTGCTGCTGTGGCAGCACCTGTTCTGGTTCTTCGGTCACCCCGAGGTGTACATCATCGCGCTGCCGTTCTTCGGCATCGTGTCCGAGATCTTCCCCGTGTTCAGCCGCAAGCCGATCTTCGGCTACAAGACGCTGGTGTACGCGACCATCGCGATCGCCGCCCTCTCGGTGGCCGTGTGGGCTCACCACATGTACGTGACCGGCGGCGTGCTGCTTCCGTTCTTCTCGCTGATGACCATGCTCATCGCGGTGCCGACGGGTGTGAAGATCTTCAACTGGATCGGCACGATGTGGCGAGGCTCGATCACCTTCGAGACGCCGATGGTGTTCGCCCTCGGCTTCCTCGTGTCCTTCGTCTTCGGTGGACTCACCGGCGTGATCCTCGCGGCTCCGCCGCTGGACTTCGCCCTGAGCGACTCGTACTTCGTCGTCGCCCACTTCCACTACGTGGTGTTCGGCACCGTCGTGTTCGCGATGTTCGCCGGCTTCTACTTCTGGTGGCCGAAGTGGACCGGCCGCATGCTCAACGAGCGCCTGGGCTACATCCACTTCTGGATGCTGTTCATCGGCTTCCACATGACCTTCCTCGTGCAGCACTGGCTGGGCGTGGACGGCATGCCCCGTCGTTACGCGGACTACTCCACCTATGACAACTGGGAGTGGGGCAACCAGGTCTCCACGATCGGTGCGATCATTCTCGGCGCCTCGATGCTGCCCTTCTTCCTCAACGTGTGGATCACCGCCCGCAAGGCGCCGAAGGTCACCGTCGACGACCCGTGGGGCTACGGTGCATCGCTGGAGTGGGCCACCTCGTGCCCGCCGCCGCGTCACAACTTCACGTCGATCCCGCGCATCCGCAGTGAGCGTCCGGCGTTCGATCTGAACCACCCCGAGGCCGCAGAGCACCCGGTGGGCGTCGCAGCGGGAGAGGTCAAGTAA
- a CDS encoding cytochrome c oxidase subunit 4 yields MRSNVILWWIIAVFFTIASIVYTIWNLVDPFHGYVEWVGTVALLFVAFMGAMIAVYLQRTYKAQGGELPEDVLTADIDDGDPELGEFSPWSWWPLVLAASAGVFLLGLAVGQFLLPIGVAIFLVAIVGWVYEYYRGHFAR; encoded by the coding sequence ATGCGCAGCAATGTCATCCTCTGGTGGATCATCGCGGTCTTCTTCACGATCGCGTCCATCGTCTACACGATCTGGAACCTGGTCGACCCCTTCCACGGCTACGTGGAATGGGTGGGCACGGTGGCGCTCCTGTTCGTCGCCTTCATGGGTGCCATGATCGCCGTCTACCTGCAGCGCACGTACAAGGCGCAGGGTGGAGAGCTCCCCGAAGACGTCCTGACGGCGGACATCGACGACGGTGACCCCGAGCTCGGCGAGTTCTCGCCGTGGTCGTGGTGGCCGCTGGTCCTCGCCGCCTCCGCAGGTGTCTTCTTGCTCGGCCTCGCGGTCGGTCAGTTCCTGCTGCCGATCGGTGTGGCGATCTTCCTCGTCGCGATCGTCGGCTGGGTGTACGAGTACTACCGCGGGCACTTCGCGCGCTGA
- a CDS encoding rhodanese-like domain-containing protein translates to MIDRHEFFAAKLEYETDPSDVHAAQKAGAPLVVVDVRSDEAWAQGRVPGALHMHYSEIARRAPEEIPADASVVVYCWSPGCNAGAKGALEFARLGFEVREMIGGFEYWVREGYPVEDHDGTHRRPVDALTGVPRVRTRA, encoded by the coding sequence ATGATCGATCGCCACGAGTTCTTCGCAGCCAAACTCGAGTACGAGACCGACCCGAGCGACGTCCACGCCGCTCAGAAGGCCGGCGCCCCACTGGTCGTGGTGGATGTGCGCTCTGACGAGGCGTGGGCGCAGGGACGCGTCCCCGGGGCACTGCACATGCACTACAGCGAGATCGCCCGTCGGGCGCCCGAGGAGATCCCGGCGGACGCTTCGGTGGTCGTGTACTGCTGGAGCCCCGGCTGCAACGCCGGGGCGAAGGGCGCGCTCGAGTTCGCGAGGCTGGGCTTCGAGGTCCGCGAGATGATCGGCGGCTTCGAGTACTGGGTGCGCGAGGGATACCCCGTCGAGGACCACGACGGCACCCATCGCCGCCCTGTCGACGCCCTGACCGGCGTTCCGCGTGTGCGGACCAGAGCGTGA